The window TTTTTGCGCGGCCCTTGTTTCGCCATCTGATGCAGCCTCGGGAAGCTTTTAGACGCGCGGGGGGCGTCTATCGCAGAAACATGGTTGTGATGGATTTCACAATATAATCATAGGTACAAATCGGCTTTCAGCCAAGGACGACATGACGAAGTTCTGCCCGTTTTTCAGCCATTTGTCAGCGGTTTCGGGGTGGCTGAGGACAGCCATCGCTACATTTTTCAAAACTGGACGACGATCAAATTTCCACTAAACCGGGGGAATGACCTCGCCGCGAATCAGGTCGTCGAACGTTTGGCGGGCACGGATCAAATGAGCGGCGCCATTGCGGATAAGAACTTCTGCGGCCAGCGGCTTGCTATTGTAGTTGCTTCCCATGACGGCTCCGTAAGCGCCGGCCACCTCCAACACGAGTTTTTCGCCGACTTCGGCCGCCGGAATGCTGCGCGTGCAAACGAACCCCCCTTCTTGCTGCGTGAAAATATCGCCCGATTCGCACAACGGCCCGCCCACAATGACATCGTGCAACGGCCGATCGGAGCCTTTTCCAGTGCGCGGCACAATCGACATGGGATGGTACGCTCCGTACAAAATCGGCCGCGCTAAATTGTTGAAGCCGGCATCGAGCAAATAGAAAATATTCTTGCCCATTTTCTTGATGGCGCGAATTTCGGCGATCAGGTAGCCCGACTCCGCCACCAAATATCGCCCCGGCTCAATTTCCAGCGTGATTTTGTGGCCGAACGCGTCCTCCAATTTCTTGCGAGTCTCGTTCCATAATTTAAAATACGCCGGCAGATCGACGTACGATTGATCGGCCTGATACGGCACAGGCAGTCCGCCGCCGGCGCTAATATTGGTGACGCTGCGGCCAACATCGTGGGCGGTTTTTTCCATCGCTTGGCAGACGTGCTGCAGATGTTCCAAATCGGTTCCACTTCCGATGTGCATGTGCAGCCCGGTAATGCCCAGGCCGTGAGAATCTGCGCGGCGCAGGCCATCGGCCACATCGGCGTGCCAAATGCCATGTTTCGATTGCTCACCACCGGTGTTCGTCTTTTGATTGTGGCCGTGGCCAAAACCGGGATTGATCCGCAGCGAAATATGTCGGCCTGGGGCCCGCTGGCCCAATTGGTCGATCATATCGGGCGAGCCGCAATTGGCGTGAATATTCTTCTCGACGACTAAATCCAGCGATTCGGCGTCAAAAATATCGGCCGTATAAACCAGCGGCGGCGGAGCGTGCGGATTTTCTGCCACGGCCGAATAGCCTGCCGCCAACGCCCGTCGAATTTCGCCGGTACTGACCGCATCGACCAGCACGCCTTGCCTGCGCACAAAATCCAAAATCGCCAAATTGGAACAGGCTTTTTGGGCGTAACGGATGACATCGAAGGAGCGCAAATCGTTGATGCGCTCGGCGATTTTGGCGGCATCGTAAACAAATGTTGGCGTGCCGAATCGATCGGCCAGCTCATTTACGGCCAGGCCGGCAATTTCCGTGCGAAGCGGAGAAAACTGGGAAGCGGTGGGCATGGCGGGGCGCGGCGAGGGGTTTCCGACAGAAATTGATGCTCTGCGAGGAAGAGGCGATTCGATCCGTTTGGTTCAGGTCAACTGGTTCGATCGATGTCCATCCATGCGAGTGTAGCGCTTCCGCCCCGGCCTGAAAAGGCGCTCCGCGGCCATTTCCTGGCCAATTGCGTCGGCGCGCAAAACAGCCCGGCCGTTTCGGGCCGGGCTGTGAATATGGTCCAAATTAAACTGGACGTTTCACGTCACTTGCCGCCCCCAGAAGGCGCGCCTGGACCGCCTTGGCTGCCGATGGCCAGGGCTCCAATGGCTTTCAGCACGCCTTCCTCCACGGTAAAGCGGTAGGTCATTCCATCGGCAATGCTATGAGCATTGATCGTGATGTGGTCTTTGCCCGGCGTTTGACTCAGCGACTGGCTGAATGCTGCCGCGTCGGCGGCGCTGTCCGGGTCGACGGAGCCGACGAAATTGGCAATCGGCGTCAGGCCAATGCTCATTTGCATGGGAGGCACGGCCTTATTGGGCTCGGCCGCCGAGCGATCGATGATCGATTTCACCAAATCCAAGCTCCCTTTACCGGCCGCAACGTAGGTGCTGCTCGGGCCGGCGCCAAAATAAACATCGAGCGAATCACCGAAGATTTTCTTGGCATCCTCGCCGATGTCGGGCAGCTTCAGGGTGATTTGATGGAAGTGGACGTTTTTATAAGTTTCCAAATCGAGCTTCACGGTTACGTGCTCATCGAATTGGGGATCTCCCTTGCCCAACGTAATGACATCCTTAACGGCCTTTTCCAAAGCCGGACCATCAGCCACAAATCCGCCGAAGGCCGCTTGAAATTTGCCGGCATCCATTTGCACCACGGCGCCGCCGTCCGATTTGCCCACTTTGACCGTGTTCTCGGCCACGTCCATAAATTCTTGGAGCACTTGCTTCACGCCGGCGCGCTTGTCGTTGGGAATATCCTGATCTTTATCGAGCGCTTCTTCCGCCTTGGTCTTGAGATGCTCCAGCATGCTTAACGATTGATCGATGTTTTCCTGCGAATTCTTCCCGCAGAAATTCACCGTCATGGCGGCGTTAGGCATGAGGAAACCGGCATAGTTGGTGGTGCCGGTGGTCATTTCCTTCATTTGCTTGTCGAGCTCCGAGCCCGGCACGGCAGTGACGCTGAAATCCAAATAGGTATCTTTGGCTGCCCGATCAATTTTCCAGCCGATCGTGATTTGATTGGCTTCTTTCAGCAGCCGCTCGATGGCTTCCACTTGCTGTTCCAAGTTCTTTTGGCTCAGTGCGGAAAACGGATTGTCTCCCTGTTGCTGCTGCGCCATGGCGGCGATTTCCATGAAGCCGCGGAATTTTTCAATGGCCGATTTCTTGGTTTCCTCCGGCACATTTTGCAACATCAGCCGAATGCCTAAATCGTAGTCGGGATTAATCCCGGTCATTAACTTCATGGGGTCGTCGGAGGGAAGCGGAGCATCTTTGGTTTGGGTCACGTAGGCCCAGCCGTTTTGCTCGCGGACGAACAATTCCATGCCGTTGGGAGCGGAGACTTTGAGCACGCCCCCCTCTTCTTGCGCGGGAGGAATCAACTGCATCATGGTCAGCGTGTCGGTCAAGTCTTTGGCGCTGGTCACCGGAATCATAACCGCCGGCGCGAAGGAGCCATCGTCGGCAATTCCAATTTCAAAGCCGAGCGGCTTCGATTGATCCAAGCCCTTCAGGCCTTTGCCTTGGGTGTAACCTTGAATCATGGCGTTGAGCATCATCGAGGCGTTGGGCTGGCCGGCGAATTGACCAATGAAATCTGCATTCGCCAGCAAATCACTCACGCTTGGCAGCGACATCACCAGCACCGGCTTGGCGGTTTGGGCCTGCGCCGCAATCGCACCGCTCAGCAGGATGGCTGACATCGCCACCGCGGAAATGCAGCGCGAAAACTTGGGAAAAATGTTCTGGTTCACGTTCGTTATCTCCTCGAAAGAATGTGTTTTGTTTCCGATGGGCGAGCGGCTATTTGGGCGCAACAGCGCTTCAACCATACGTATGGAGCGGTTAAGAAAACAGGCTCACACGTAACAATACCTTGCTAAAAGCGATACGGTTTTAACGAAAATGCGAAAAATCGCTAGTGCCGGCCGGCAAACAAACAAGTGCTTACAGCGGCCAATTGGGCCAGCGATTACGTAATTGCTAGCAATCACAAACTCAATTGCGGCAATCAGTTAATCCGCACAGGCCCGAAGAAATAGGGCATGAAAGATAACGATTTAGGCATTATCGCTCGCGGAAAGTAATGCGCCCTTTGGTCAAGTCATAAGGCGAAAGCTCAACCTTCACTCGGTCTCCCGGCACGATGCGAATGAAATTTTTCCGCATCCGTCCGGCGACATGCGCGGTGACTAAATGGCCCCCTTCAATTTGCACTCGAAATCGAGTATTCGCCAGCGCCTGCGTGACGGTGCCGTCGACTTCGAGCGCTTCTTCTTTTTGTTTTTCATCCGCCATGGAGTATTCGCCTAACGCCTGCAAAATTTTTCTGGAATGGAAATTCTCAATTTCCCCAAATCCACCCAACTACGTAAATCATACCAATTGCGGAGCGATGCCGTCCAGGGCATTGGCGCCGGTTCGCCGTTTGATTGGCACTAAATATTGCGTTAAATAATCCTGCAATTTGGCCCACGATTGGCCGTTGCCGCGGAAGCCAAGGTAACCATCCGGCCGCACTACAGCGATGGCCGTATCCTCTAGCCCCAAGCGATTGCGCACCTGCTGGTTGATATCGACCCACACCGCCGCCGCTTCGGCCTCGGGCATTACCGACGAATTGCCCGGCACAATTAAAACTGGCCGCAGCACATCGCCAAATTCATTGACCAAAATCTGTGCCTGATTGACGAGCTCTACCAGCGTGGCGGTATCGTTTTCATCAGGCATAATCAACAAGGTGTGGTGCGTTCCGCGCAGTGATTCCAGCAGCCGTGCCGGCGCTCCGCTGCGCGCATCGCGCACCTGCGCGTCGGGGAGCCGATCGCCGGCTTTCACTTCGTTGTTCCAAGCGATGCCGGCATCGTCGCAGTTCAACGGACTGTAGGGATAATGCACGGCCATTTCGGTCAACGTGGCGATGGCGCGTTCCTGCACGGCTGTAAGCTTTCCGGCGAGCGACATTAAGTGATTGCGGAAGAATTGCAGCATTGGATTGCGCAGCATGGCCACCTTGGTGAACAGCCCGGCATCGTGCAGCACCATATCTCCCACCGCGCTTCGTTCCTGTGTGTAACTTTCCAATAGCGGAGAAGGCTTGGCCTGGCCTTGATGAACCAGTGCCAATTTCCAAGCCAAATTGAAAGCGTCTTGCATGCCCGTGTTCATGCCTTGCCCGCCGGCAGGACTATGAATGTGGGCGGCATCGCCGCACAAAAATGCGCGGCCTCGGCCATATTCGTTGACCTTGCGTTCGTGAATGCGAAAGCTTGCCAGCCACACCGGATTGTGCAATTTTACGCCCGCCGGTCCGCGCCGATCGACGACCGCTTGCACTTCCTCCAGCGTTGGGTCGGGCGATTTTTCCGTTCCTTGGGCTTTGCCTAAATCGGCGATCACTCGACAACGGCCGGGAGCAAACGGGAAAAAAATCGCCACACCGTCGCTGTGCCAATAGGCGCTGATTTCGTCCATCGAAATTGGACCATCAACATGCACGTCGGCCAGCATCCAATCGTTGGGTTCAAACTCGCCGGCAAACTCAATGCCCAGCTCTTTGCGCACTGTGCTATGAGATCCGTCGCAACCGAGCAGCCAGGCGGTGGTAACTTGCTCTTCGCTTCCATCGGCATGCCGGAGCGTGGAAACCACGCGATCTCTCTCGTCAACACACTTCACCAATTGCACTTGTCGTTCGACGTTCAGCCCGCGGCGCTTCAAGCTTTCGGTCAGCACGCGCTCCGTTTCGTTTTGCGGAATCATTAAGGGGCGCGGAAAAGCGGTATCGTCACGATGAATTTCCACGTGCAGCAACTGCTTGCCGCCGCCGAACATTCGCGCTCCTTTCGTCCATATCCCGGCGGCAATAAATTCGTCGGCCATTTCGGCGTGGTCGAACATTTCCAGAGTGCGGCCCCACAGTACCAATGCTTTTGATTTATCGGTGGGGGCGGCATTGAGATCGATGATTCGGCACGTGAGGCCGTGTCGTAGTAATTCTGAGGCCATGGTCAGGCCAACCGGCCCGGCGCCGGCAATCAGTGCGTCGCAAGAAGCGGTGAAAGATGTGTTCATAAC of the Pirellulales bacterium genome contains:
- the lysA gene encoding diaminopimelate decarboxylase; this translates as MPTASQFSPLRTEIAGLAVNELADRFGTPTFVYDAAKIAERINDLRSFDVIRYAQKACSNLAILDFVRRQGVLVDAVSTGEIRRALAAGYSAVAENPHAPPPLVYTADIFDAESLDLVVEKNIHANCGSPDMIDQLGQRAPGRHISLRINPGFGHGHNQKTNTGGEQSKHGIWHADVADGLRRADSHGLGITGLHMHIGSGTDLEHLQHVCQAMEKTAHDVGRSVTNISAGGGLPVPYQADQSYVDLPAYFKLWNETRKKLEDAFGHKITLEIEPGRYLVAESGYLIAEIRAIKKMGKNIFYLLDAGFNNLARPILYGAYHPMSIVPRTGKGSDRPLHDVIVGGPLCESGDIFTQQEGGFVCTRSIPAAEVGEKLVLEVAGAYGAVMGSNYNSKPLAAEVLIRNGAAHLIRARQTFDDLIRGEVIPPV
- the infA gene encoding translation initiation factor IF-1 codes for the protein MADEKQKEEALEVDGTVTQALANTRFRVQIEGGHLVTAHVAGRMRKNFIRIVPGDRVKVELSPYDLTKGRITFRER
- a CDS encoding FAD-dependent monooxygenase — its product is MNTSFTASCDALIAGAGPVGLTMASELLRHGLTCRIIDLNAAPTDKSKALVLWGRTLEMFDHAEMADEFIAAGIWTKGARMFGGGKQLLHVEIHRDDTAFPRPLMIPQNETERVLTESLKRRGLNVERQVQLVKCVDERDRVVSTLRHADGSEEQVTTAWLLGCDGSHSTVRKELGIEFAGEFEPNDWMLADVHVDGPISMDEISAYWHSDGVAIFFPFAPGRCRVIADLGKAQGTEKSPDPTLEEVQAVVDRRGPAGVKLHNPVWLASFRIHERKVNEYGRGRAFLCGDAAHIHSPAGGQGMNTGMQDAFNLAWKLALVHQGQAKPSPLLESYTQERSAVGDMVLHDAGLFTKVAMLRNPMLQFFRNHLMSLAGKLTAVQERAIATLTEMAVHYPYSPLNCDDAGIAWNNEVKAGDRLPDAQVRDARSGAPARLLESLRGTHHTLLIMPDENDTATLVELVNQAQILVNEFGDVLRPVLIVPGNSSVMPEAEAAAVWVDINQQVRNRLGLEDTAIAVVRPDGYLGFRGNGQSWAKLQDYLTQYLVPIKRRTGANALDGIAPQLV